A DNA window from Loxodonta africana isolate mLoxAfr1 chromosome 7, mLoxAfr1.hap2, whole genome shotgun sequence contains the following coding sequences:
- the LOC100655216 gene encoding olfactory receptor 5G9-like has protein sequence MALGQNHTTVTSFILLGLTDQADLKQLLFAIFLLIYSMTLVGNLGMIDLIHTSSPLHTPMYFLLSVLSFLDICNSSVFTPRLLTSFLTTDKSISFAGCVVQMALMNLHGTGECLLLTIMAYDRFVAICHPLLYHTIMSKRLCVQLVVLAYAVGMFISAVQTGNAFSLRFCGPNIIDHYFCDIPPVLQLACSDTTTANIVLLFFAALATVPTVSVILVSYAYILVTICRMRSLEAQRKAFSTCASHLTALSLFYGSVFLVYLQPNPESASAYNKILSVFYTIVIPMLNPLVYSLKNKDVKAAVQGRVLNLSRKVFCQKDICSL, from the coding sequence ATGGCATTGGGGCAGAATCACACTACAGTGACGAGCTTCATCCTTCTGGGCCTCACAGACCAGGCAGACCTGAAACAACTCCTCTTTGCCATCTTCCTGCTGATCTACTCCATGACTCTGGTGGGCAACCTGGGCATGATAGACCTGATCCACACCAGCTCTcccctccacactcccatgtacttcctcctgaGCGTGCTCTCCTTCCTTGACATCTGCAACTCCTCTGTGTTCACCCCCAGGCTACTGACCAGCTTCCTCACCACTGACAAATCCATCTCCTTTGCAGGCTGTGTGGTCCAGATGGCCCTCATGAACCTCCATGGAACAGGGGAGTGTCTGCTTCTGACCATCATGGCCTATGACCGATTTGTGGCCATCTGTCACCCTCTTCTCTACCACACTATCATGTCCAAACGTTTGTGTGTTCAGTTGGTGGTGTTAGCCTATGCTGTGGGTATGTTCATTTCAGCTGTACAGACAGGGAATGCCTTCAGCCTGCGTTTCTGTGGCCCCAACATCATTGATCATTACTTCTGTGACATCCCCCCAGTGCTCCAACTGGCCTGCTCAGATACCACCACAGCCAATATCGTCCTGCTTTTCTTTGCTGCCTTGGCCACTGTCCCCACCGTCTCAGTCATATTGGTTTCTTATGCCTACATCCTGGTCACAATCTGTAGGATGAGGTCCCTGGAGGCCCAGcgcaaggccttctccacctgtgcctcccacctcacCGCCCTCTCCCTCTTCTATGGATCCGTGTTCCTTGTATATCTCCAACCCAATCCTGAGAGTGCTTCAGCCTATAACAAGATCCTCTCTGTGTTCTACACCATTGTgatccccatgctgaaccccctGGTTTACAGCCTAAAGAATAAAGATGTCAAGGCCGCTGTACAAGGCAGGGTTCTTAACCTAAGCAGAAAAGTATTTTGTCAGAAAGACATCTGTAGCTTATAA